One Vespula pensylvanica isolate Volc-1 chromosome 3, ASM1446617v1, whole genome shotgun sequence DNA window includes the following coding sequences:
- the LOC122628138 gene encoding N(6)-adenine-specific methyltransferase METTL4: MSIVFSSTDGWIISHLEYLNNVYKSVTTETGLHSLTFNNMLFEINSQYLRQNQIVRSTQDPLPNKIKKRKRNKLLPQDHLDELSFIQQTFNKLISSAKVNGLFCDNILIDNNEAARSTSEKVYSDTFDQRLQNLHGCNSSDIAIIWKAQYKKYVFPKKCSFYCYDVRNMMQKMELDNQYDFVLLDPPWWNKSIRRKKSKSVEASYQMMYNEELVKIPVGKLLCSSGIVAIWCTNAPSHLHSIFNEIFPSWGITYKAKWYWVKVTQMGNTICNFTSAPGKQPYELIILGCASDVNVNIPDSKLIISVPSAVHSHKPPLIEVIKEYLPSEPKCLEIFARYLLPGWTSWGLEVLKFQDLSLYTILEHVKNKDATESVD; encoded by the exons ATGAGCATAGTTTTTTCTAGTACAGATGGTTGGATTATTTCCCATTTAGAATAtcttaataatgtttataaaagtGTTACCACAGAAACTGGATTGCATTCTCTGACATTTAATAACATGttgtttgaaattaattcgcAATATTTGAGACAAAATCAAATAGTTCGTTCTACACAAGATCCTTTgccaaataaaattaagaaacgaaaacgaaataaacttCTTCCGCAAGACCATTTAGACGAA ttaagTTTTATACAACAAACTTTCAACAAACTGATATCCTCTGCCAAAGTAAATGGATTATTCtgtgataatattttaattgataataatgaagCAGCACGTTCGACATCAGAGAAAGTTTACTCTGACACTTTTGATCAAAGATTACAAAATTTACACGGCTGTAATAGTTCTGATATAGCCATTATATGGAAGGCacagtataaaaaatatgtatttccaAAAAAGTGCAGCTTTTATTGTTATGATGTGAGAAACATGATGCAGAAGATGGAGCTGGATAATCAGTATGATTTTGTACTATTGGATCCTCCATGGTGGAACAAGTccataagaagaaaaaagagcaaatcTGTAGAAGCTAG CTACCAAATGATGTACAATGAAGAATTAGTCAAGATACCAGttggaaaattattatgtTCAAGTGGTATTGTAGCAATTTGGTGTACTAATGCACCAAGTCATTTGCAtagtatttttaatgaaatatttccttcATGGGGAATTACATACAAAGCAAAATGGTATTGGGTCAAA gTAACTCAAATGGGTAAtacaatttgtaattttacttCTGCACCTGGAAAGCAGCcttatgaattaataatattaggATGTGCATCTGatgttaatgttaatattcctgatagtaaattaattatcagtGTACCAAGTGCTGTACATTCACATAAACCACCTCTTATAG aagttataaaagaatatttgccTAGTGAACCAAAGtgtttagaaatttttgcTAGATATTTGTTGCCTGGATGGACAAGCTGGGGATTAGAAGtgttaaaatttcaagatCTATCTTTATATACAATCTTAGaacatgttaaaaataaagatgccACGGAAAGTGTGGATTGA